One part of the Haliaeetus albicilla chromosome 9, bHalAlb1.1, whole genome shotgun sequence genome encodes these proteins:
- the MAB21L4 gene encoding protein mab-21-like 4 has translation MAASASHWHSYLGVIVSRERQRLEHFQRAEDILLTLLEGVHAREPRFLVDYARNLEAFEFALCASEDAVTMEVPLRIDGDALRVLACRPGDTPAGHCPGLGTFCLEVPSPGTGLEDWTSTVDVMERGDGAGCLVPGKVLRHLKELLVSAIVRCQRLFLLQPGDLSAENLQEDAMELSLLIRGGWKTIRFDIVPVVRRRQEPLWLKGQQSDRGFPKGSLRKAMEEAHFVPASPHCWRSSTHLPILKLLQAVDMLKGRHLDSLRLLDQLRVQDWEEEAGKGGLTFNHLKMVLLWSMELFPSPEDWQDLEGSVYRLLVILLRCLASRHLPHFLHPEENLFQGEALDLTSLYHKVESFAQDPRRFLRFHFGLPARTDSWLADPSTRALLHLPTEDRSYWDTAYFDILLSQFQVYRIQDSARRSAMSQLLSKIQQVNPKQS, from the exons ATGGCAGCCAGCGCTTCCCACTGGCACAGCTACCTCGGGGTGATTGTGTCCCGCGAGAGGCAGCGGCTGGAGCATTTCCAGCGGGCTGAGGACATATTGCTGACCCTGCTGGAGGGTGTCCATGCCAGGGAGCCCCGCTTCCTTGTAGACTACGCCAGGAACCTGGAGGCCTTTGAGTTTGCTCTCTGCGCCTCCGAGGATGCTGTCACCATGGAGGTCCCCCTGCGGATCGATGGTGATGCCCTGAGGGTGCTGGCATGCCGGCCTGGGGACACCCCAGCCGGGCACTGTCCAGGGCTGGGCACCTTCTGTCTGGAAGTGCCCTCTCCAGGGACGGGCTTGGAGGACTGGACCAGCACTGTGGATGTGATGGAGCGGGGAGATGGTGCGGGGTGCCTGGTTCCGGGCAAAGTCCTCCGGCACCTAAAAGAGCTCCTTGTTTCGGCCATCGTGCGCTGCCAACGCCTCTTCCTGCTTCAGCCAG GTGACCTCAGCGCCGAAAATCTGCAGGAAGATGCCATGGAGCTCTCCCTGCTGATCCGTGGTGGCTGGAAGACCATCCGCTTTGACATTGTCCCAGTGGTGAGGAGGCGGCAGGAGCCGCTCTGGCTCAAAGGGCAGCAGAGTGACAGGGGCTTCCCCAAAGGCAGCCTCCGGAAGGCCATGGAAGAGGCCCATTTtgtccctgcctctccccattGCTGGAG ATCCTCCACTCATCTCCCCATCCTGAAACTGCTCCAGGCAGTGGACATGCTGAAGGGACGCCATCTGGACAGTCTTCGCCTGCTTGATCAGCTACGCGTCCAGGactgggaagaggaggctggGAAAGGCGGTCTCACTTTCAACCACCTGAAG atgGTGCTGCTGTGGAGCATGgagctcttcccctccccagagGACTGGCAGGACCTGGAAGGCTCTGTCTACAGGCTCTTGGTGATCCTCCTCCGCTGCCTGGCCAGCCGGCACCTGCCCCACTTCCTGCACCCGGAGGAGAACCTCTTCCAAGGAGAGGCCCTGGACCTCACCTCTCTCTACCATAAGGTGGAGAGCTTCGCCCAGGACCCCCGACGCTTCCTCCGCTTCCATTTTGGCCTCCCTGCACGCACTGACAGCTGGCTCGCGGACCCCAGCACCCGAGCCCTCCTGCACCTCCCCACCGAGGACAGGTCCTACTGGGACACAGCCTACTTTGACATCCTGCTCAGCCAG